One region of Populus trichocarpa isolate Nisqually-1 chromosome 4, P.trichocarpa_v4.1, whole genome shotgun sequence genomic DNA includes:
- the LOC7477443 gene encoding phenolic glucoside malonyltransferase 1 isoform X3: MASTKPVSVLEICHVSPSSTSPESSTELSLPLIFSDIFNLKFPPVQGIFFYKLAELTPTFFNSVILPKVKHSLSLTLSHFRPLAGNLTWPANSIKPVITYNTPDDGIKLTVAESSADFDHLCSEVHDAIESHHYVPSVSISDTIASTLAIQITLFPNKGFCIGHTTNHAVLDGLSASFFMNAWARICRQLVDEKMEIPSLLPEELTPFFNRTVFQDPEGLDMWYLNFWLGVKLPGSDDNTRSLKPFPFPETPPNLVRTTFELSREDIQQLRETVKSQLDNFGSKEETNQTKPIYLSTYVLVYAYTLVCMLEAKGLNSNDKIKILITVDCRPRLNPPLPKNYIGNCVSSFDVVVEGEDLMKENGVAYVAKRLTEMIKGLENRSVFEGAKERLPYNDWEPDIRQVRAAGTNRFGMYGADFGWGKPSNVEVTTIDRLDAFSIMESKDESGGVEVGLVLKEHEMKLFGSLFASGLRM; this comes from the exons ATGGCATCAACCAAGCCAGTAAGTGTACTCGAGATCTGCCATGTTAGTCCTTCCTCTACCTCACCCGAGTCAAGCACCGAACTATCTCTGCCTCTCATCTTCTCTGAtatcttcaacctcaaattcCCTCCAGTTCAAGGCATCTTTTTCTATAAACTCGCCGAGTTAACCCCTACTTTCTTTAACTCCGTAATTCTTCCCAAG GTCAAGCACTCACTCTCTTTAACTCTTTCCCACTTCCGTCCTCTTGCCGGTAACCTCACATGGCCTGCAAATTCCATCAAACCCGTCATTACGTACAATACTCCAGATGATGGTATTAAACTTACAGTTGCCGAGTCCAGTGCAGACTTTGACCATCTCTGTAGTGAAGTGCATGATGCTATTGAGTCACATCATTATGTGCCAAGTGTATCAATATCTGATACTATAGCATCTACACTTGCTATTCAGATCACTTTATTTCCAAATAAAGGTTTTTGCATCGGCCACACCACTAACCATGCTGTTCTTGATGGCTTGAGCGCATCCTTTTTCATGAATGCATGGGCTCGCATTTGCAGACAGTTAGTCGATGAAAAAATGGAAATCCCTAGCTTGTTACCGGAAGAACTAACCCCGTTTTTCAATCGAACAGTTTTTCAGGATCCTGAAGGGCTAGACATGTGGTACTTGAATTTCTGGCTGGGAGTAAAACTTCCAGGTTCCGATGACAATACTAGAAGTTTGAAGCCTTTTCCATTTCCAGAAACTCCACCAAACCTGGTAAGAACAACGTTCGAACTCTCTCGTGAAGATATACAGCAGCTTCGGGAAACGGTAAAGTCTCAACTGGATAATTTTGGATCCAAAGaggaaacaaatcaaacaaagcCAATATATTTGTCGACTTATGTGCTTGTATATGCATATACGTTGGTTTGCATGCTTGAAGCAAAAGGCTTAAATAGCAATGATAAGATTAAAATCTTGATTACGGTAGACTGTAGACCCCGTTTAAACCCTCCATTACCTAAGAATTATATTGGTAATTGTGTTAGCTCCTTTGATGTGGTTGTGGAAGGAGAAGATCTAATGAAAGAGAATGGGGTTGCGTATGTTGCGAAGAGGCTTACTGAGATGATAAAAGGATTAGAGAATAGATCAGTTTTTGAGGGTGCAAAGGAGAGGTTACCATACAATGACTGGGAACCAGATATTCGACAGGTTCGAGCTGCTGGGACAAACCGATTTGGGATGTATGGGGCAGATTTTGGATGGGGGAAGCCAAGCAATGTGGAGGTTACGACCATAGATAGATTGGATGCCTTTTCTATTATGGAGAGCAAAGACGAAAGTGGTGGAGTTGAAGTTGGTTTAGTCTTGAAGGAGCATGAAATGAAACTATTCGGTTCTCTATTTGCCAGTGGCCTTCGAATGTAA